In Cupriavidus taiwanensis, the following are encoded in one genomic region:
- the pyk gene encoding pyruvate kinase, with translation MTRSTKIVATIGPASSSLEILTRMIAAGVDVVRLNFSHGTAQDHLDRARLVREAAQACGREVAIMADLQGPKIRVGKFEHGKILLKAGEPFILDSSCKLGNEQRAGLDYQDLPRDVGPGDLLLLNDGLIVLVVERVLGTEIFTTVRVGGELSNNKGINRQGGGLSAPALTAKDMDDIKTAMALGADYVAVSFPKNATDMEMARQLAAVAGQPHGHRARMIAKIERAEAIHPGVLEEILQASDGIMVARGDLAVEVGNAAVPALQKRMIKLAREANKLTITATQMMESMIVNPVPTRAEVSDVANAVLDGTDAVMLSAETAAGRYPVETVEAMAAVCIEAEKSEVVQLDTDFLNQTFSRIDQSVAMGALFTAYHLQVKAIAALTDSGATALWMSRHRIHVPIYAMTPNLASQRKMQLYRNVVPLPLQSSTDRDTALEQAEELLLAQGVVQRGDFIVLTIGEPMGQPGGTNTLKIVRVGH, from the coding sequence ATGACCCGCTCCACCAAGATCGTCGCCACCATCGGCCCCGCTTCCAGCTCGCTGGAAATCCTGACGCGCATGATCGCGGCGGGGGTCGACGTGGTGCGGCTGAACTTTTCGCACGGCACCGCCCAGGACCATCTCGACCGCGCCCGGCTGGTGCGCGAGGCGGCGCAGGCCTGCGGGCGCGAGGTCGCCATCATGGCCGACCTGCAGGGCCCCAAGATCCGCGTGGGCAAGTTCGAGCACGGCAAGATCCTGCTCAAGGCGGGCGAGCCCTTCATCCTCGATTCCAGCTGCAAGCTCGGCAACGAACAGCGCGCCGGCCTGGACTACCAGGACCTGCCGCGCGACGTCGGCCCGGGCGACCTGCTGCTGCTCAACGACGGCCTGATCGTGCTGGTGGTCGAGCGCGTGCTGGGCACCGAGATCTTCACCACCGTGCGCGTGGGCGGCGAGCTGTCCAACAACAAGGGCATCAACCGCCAGGGCGGCGGGCTGTCGGCGCCGGCGCTGACCGCCAAGGACATGGACGACATCAAGACCGCCATGGCCCTGGGCGCGGACTACGTCGCGGTCAGCTTCCCCAAGAACGCCACCGACATGGAAATGGCGCGCCAGCTGGCCGCCGTGGCCGGCCAGCCGCACGGCCACCGGGCCCGCATGATCGCCAAGATCGAGCGTGCCGAGGCCATCCACCCGGGCGTGCTGGAAGAAATCCTGCAGGCCTCCGACGGCATCATGGTGGCGCGCGGCGACCTTGCCGTGGAAGTCGGCAACGCCGCCGTGCCGGCGCTGCAGAAGCGCATGATCAAGCTGGCGCGCGAGGCCAACAAGCTCACCATCACTGCCACGCAGATGATGGAAAGCATGATCGTCAACCCGGTGCCGACGCGCGCCGAGGTCTCGGACGTGGCCAACGCCGTGCTGGACGGCACCGACGCCGTGATGCTGTCGGCCGAGACCGCCGCCGGCCGCTATCCGGTGGAAACCGTCGAGGCCATGGCCGCGGTCTGCATCGAGGCCGAGAAGTCCGAGGTGGTGCAGCTCGACACCGATTTCCTGAACCAGACCTTCTCGCGCATCGACCAGTCGGTGGCGATGGGGGCGCTGTTCACCGCCTATCATTTGCAGGTGAAGGCGATCGCGGCGCTGACCGATTCGGGCGCGACCGCGCTGTGGATGAGCCGGCACCGCATCCATGTCCCGATCTACGCGATGACGCCCAACCTGGCGTCGCAGCGCAAGATGCAGCTGTACCGCAACGTGGTGCCGCTGCCGCTGCAGTCCAGCACCGACCGCGATACCGCGCTGGAGCAGGCCGAGGAGCTGCTGCTGGCGCAGGGCGTGGTGCAGCGGGGCGATTTCATCGTGCTGACCATCGGCGAGCCGATGGGCCAGCCGGGCGGCACCAACACCCTGAAGATCGTCAGGGTGGGGCATTGA
- the fba gene encoding class II fructose-bisphosphate aldolase (catalyzes the reversible aldol condensation of dihydroxyacetonephosphate and glyceraldehyde 3-phosphate in the Calvin cycle, glycolysis, and/or gluconeogenesis): MPLVSMRQLLDHAAENSYGLPAFNVNNLEQVQAIMQAADEVNAPVIMQASAGARKYAGEHFLRHLIEAAVEAYPHIPVVMHQDHGQSPAICQAAIDLGFSSVMMDGSLREDGKTPADYEYNVDVTRKVVQLSHAIGVTVEGELGCLGSLETGEAGEEDGIGAEGKLDHSMLLTDPEQAADFVKATQLDALAIAIGTSHGAYKFTRKPTGDILAINRIKEIHARIPNTHLVMHGSSSVPQELLEEIRKFGGDMKETYGVPVEEIQEAIKYGVRKINIDTDIRLAMTGAIRRFFVENPSKFDPREYLKPAREAAKQVCKARYLAFGCEGQAGKIKPVALSEIAQQYKSGKLAQVVQ, translated from the coding sequence ATGCCACTCGTTTCGATGCGCCAGCTGCTGGACCACGCCGCCGAGAACAGCTACGGCCTGCCGGCTTTCAACGTCAACAACCTCGAACAGGTGCAGGCCATCATGCAGGCCGCCGACGAGGTCAACGCGCCGGTGATCATGCAAGCCTCGGCCGGTGCCCGCAAATACGCCGGCGAGCACTTCCTGCGCCACCTGATCGAGGCCGCGGTCGAAGCCTACCCGCACATCCCGGTGGTGATGCACCAGGACCACGGCCAGTCGCCGGCGATCTGCCAGGCCGCGATCGACCTGGGCTTCTCGTCGGTGATGATGGACGGCTCGCTGCGCGAAGACGGCAAGACCCCTGCCGACTACGAGTACAACGTCGACGTGACCCGCAAGGTGGTGCAGCTGTCGCACGCCATCGGCGTGACCGTCGAGGGCGAACTGGGCTGCCTGGGCTCGCTCGAAACCGGTGAAGCCGGCGAGGAAGACGGCATCGGCGCCGAAGGCAAGCTGGACCACTCCATGCTGCTGACCGACCCGGAGCAGGCCGCCGACTTCGTCAAGGCCACCCAGCTCGACGCGCTGGCGATTGCCATCGGCACCTCGCACGGCGCCTACAAGTTCACCCGCAAGCCCACCGGCGACATCCTGGCGATCAACCGCATCAAGGAAATCCACGCCCGCATCCCCAACACCCACCTGGTGATGCACGGCTCGTCGTCGGTGCCGCAGGAACTGCTGGAAGAGATCCGCAAGTTCGGCGGCGACATGAAGGAAACCTACGGCGTGCCGGTCGAGGAAATCCAGGAAGCGATCAAGTACGGCGTGCGCAAGATCAATATCGACACCGACATCCGCCTGGCCATGACCGGCGCGATCCGCCGCTTCTTCGTCGAAAACCCGAGCAAGTTCGACCCGCGCGAATACCTGAAGCCGGCCCGCGAAGCCGCCAAGCAGGTGTGCAAGGCGCGCTACCTGGCGTTCGGCTGCGAAGGCCAGGCCGGCAAGATCAAGCCGGTGGCGCTGAGCGAGATCGCGCAGCAGTACAAGTCGGGCAAGCTGGCGCAGGTCGTGCAGTAA
- a CDS encoding phosphoribosylaminoimidazolesuccinocarboxamide synthase translates to MSNALYQSSINSLPLLGHGKVRDNYAVGNDKLLIVTTDRLSAFDVIMGEPIPDKGRVLNQMANFWFRKLAHIVPNHETGIAPETVVAADEVEQVRGRAVVVKRLKPILVEAVVRGYLAGSGWKDYQATGKVCGIALPPGLQNAQKLPEPIFTPAAKAEMGEHDENISFAEVEARIGIALARQMREISIRLYKEAAEFAATRGIIIADTKFEFGLDDNGVLTLMDEVLTADSSRFWPADSYQVGTNPPSFDKQFVRDWLEAVRIDGKPWPKTAPAPQLPEDVIEKTAAKYREALTRLTGEELK, encoded by the coding sequence ATGTCCAACGCTCTCTACCAGTCCTCCATCAACTCGCTGCCGCTGCTGGGCCACGGCAAGGTGCGCGACAACTACGCCGTCGGCAACGACAAGCTGCTGATCGTCACCACCGACCGCCTGTCGGCGTTCGACGTCATCATGGGCGAGCCGATCCCCGACAAGGGCCGCGTGCTGAACCAGATGGCGAACTTCTGGTTCAGGAAGCTCGCGCACATCGTGCCGAACCACGAGACCGGCATCGCGCCCGAGACCGTGGTGGCAGCCGATGAAGTGGAGCAGGTCAGGGGCCGCGCGGTGGTGGTCAAGCGCCTGAAGCCGATCCTGGTCGAGGCCGTGGTGCGCGGCTATCTTGCCGGCAGCGGCTGGAAGGACTACCAGGCCACCGGCAAGGTGTGCGGCATCGCGCTGCCGCCGGGCCTGCAGAACGCGCAGAAGCTGCCCGAGCCGATCTTCACGCCGGCGGCCAAGGCCGAGATGGGTGAGCACGACGAGAACATCTCGTTCGCCGAGGTCGAGGCCCGCATCGGCATCGCGCTGGCGCGCCAGATGCGCGAGATCTCGATCCGCCTGTACAAGGAAGCGGCCGAGTTCGCGGCCACGCGCGGCATTATCATCGCCGACACCAAGTTCGAGTTCGGCCTGGACGACAACGGCGTGCTGACGCTGATGGACGAAGTGCTGACCGCCGACTCGTCGCGCTTCTGGCCGGCCGATTCGTACCAGGTGGGCACCAACCCGCCGTCGTTCGACAAGCAGTTCGTGCGCGACTGGCTGGAAGCCGTGCGCATCGACGGCAAGCCGTGGCCCAAGACCGCGCCGGCACCGCAGCTGCCGGAAGACGTGATCGAGAAGACCGCGGCGAAGTACCGTGAGGCGCTGACGCGCCTGACGGGGGAAGAGTTGAAGTAA
- the purE gene encoding 5-(carboxyamino)imidazole ribonucleotide mutase, whose protein sequence is MSKQDKPLVGVVMGSSSDWDVMQHAVAMLKDFGVPFEAQVVSAHRMADDMFRYAESARGRGIRAIIAGAGGAAHLPGMIAAKTIVPVFGVPVPSKYLRGEDSLLSIVQMPKGVPVATFAIGEAGAANAALHAIATLATTDDALAAALEAFRAKQTEAARAMTLPL, encoded by the coding sequence GTGAGCAAGCAAGACAAGCCATTGGTCGGCGTGGTCATGGGCAGCAGTTCCGACTGGGACGTGATGCAGCACGCCGTGGCCATGCTGAAGGATTTCGGCGTGCCGTTCGAGGCCCAGGTGGTGTCCGCGCACCGCATGGCCGACGACATGTTCCGCTATGCCGAGAGCGCCCGCGGCCGCGGCATCCGCGCCATCATCGCCGGTGCCGGCGGTGCCGCGCACCTGCCCGGCATGATCGCCGCCAAGACCATCGTGCCGGTGTTCGGCGTGCCGGTGCCGTCGAAGTACCTGCGCGGCGAGGACTCGCTGCTGTCGATCGTGCAGATGCCCAAGGGCGTGCCGGTGGCCACCTTCGCCATCGGCGAGGCGGGCGCGGCCAACGCCGCGCTGCACGCGATCGCCACGCTGGCGACCACCGATGACGCGCTGGCCGCCGCGCTGGAAGCGTTCCGCGCGAAGCAGACCGAAGCCGCGCGCGCCATGACTTTGCCGCTGTAA
- a CDS encoding 5-(carboxyamino)imidazole ribonucleotide synthase: MPTDIHPHLSEAHTPESRAEFGVDRPDAPILPGAWLGMLGGGQLGRMFTHAAQAMGYRVCVLDPDQDSPAGVVADKHICAQYTDEAALAEMGKLCQAVSTEFENVPSLSLDRLEQLGAFVAPRGYCVSIAQNRIGEKKFFAACAERTGVPTAPHWVIQHDADVDQLPDHVLPGILKTARMGYDGKGQARVKTRDDVRAAWKAMQHVPCVLEQMLPLAYEVSVLAARGADGATATWPLAENVHRDGILFSTEMPSASVSPEIADRARAAAAAIATEMGYVGVLCIEFFVLTDGSLVANEMAPRPHNSGHITMDACETSQFEQQVRAMARLPLGSTRQHSAGKMLNLLGDVWFEFGLERTPAWDEVVAQPGAKLHLYGKSDARPSRKMGHVNCIGEHAEAADAAFKAAAQALHIPL, encoded by the coding sequence ATGCCTACCGATATCCATCCCCATCTCTCCGAAGCCCACACGCCGGAATCGCGCGCCGAGTTCGGCGTCGACCGACCCGACGCGCCCATCCTGCCCGGCGCGTGGCTGGGCATGCTGGGCGGCGGCCAGCTCGGCCGCATGTTCACGCATGCGGCGCAGGCGATGGGCTATCGCGTGTGCGTGCTCGACCCGGACCAGGACAGCCCCGCCGGCGTGGTCGCCGACAAGCACATCTGCGCGCAGTACACCGACGAGGCCGCGCTCGCCGAGATGGGCAAGCTGTGCCAGGCGGTCAGCACCGAGTTCGAGAACGTGCCGTCGCTGTCGCTGGACCGGCTGGAGCAGCTCGGGGCGTTCGTCGCGCCGCGCGGCTACTGCGTGTCGATCGCGCAGAACCGCATCGGCGAGAAGAAGTTCTTTGCCGCGTGCGCCGAGCGCACCGGCGTGCCGACCGCGCCGCACTGGGTGATCCAGCACGACGCCGACGTCGACCAGCTGCCCGACCACGTGCTGCCCGGCATCCTCAAGACCGCGCGCATGGGCTACGACGGCAAGGGCCAGGCGCGCGTGAAGACGCGCGACGACGTGCGCGCCGCGTGGAAGGCGATGCAGCACGTGCCGTGCGTGCTCGAGCAGATGCTGCCGCTGGCGTACGAGGTCTCGGTGCTGGCCGCGCGCGGCGCCGACGGCGCCACCGCGACCTGGCCGCTGGCCGAGAACGTGCACCGCGACGGCATCCTGTTCTCGACCGAGATGCCGTCTGCCAGCGTCTCGCCCGAGATCGCCGATCGTGCCCGCGCCGCCGCTGCCGCCATTGCCACGGAAATGGGCTATGTCGGCGTGCTGTGCATCGAGTTCTTCGTGCTGACCGACGGTTCGCTGGTTGCCAACGAAATGGCGCCGCGCCCGCACAATTCCGGCCATATCACCATGGACGCCTGCGAGACCAGCCAGTTCGAACAGCAAGTGCGCGCCATGGCGCGGCTGCCGCTGGGCAGCACGCGCCAGCACTCGGCCGGCAAGATGCTGAACCTGCTCGGCGACGTGTGGTTCGAGTTCGGCCTGGAACGCACCCCGGCGTGGGACGAGGTGGTGGCGCAGCCCGGCGCCAAGCTGCACCTGTACGGCAAGAGCGATGCGCGCCCGTCGCGCAAGATGGGGCACGTCAACTGCATCGGCGAGCATGCCGAAGCCGCCGACGCCGCTTTCAAGGCGGCCGCGCAGGCGCTGCACATCCCGCTCTGA
- a CDS encoding L-threonylcarbamoyladenylate synthase translates to MSPRTPTAAELDEAVRLLEAGQLVAFPTETVYGLGADAENPAAVARIFALKGRPSNHPVIVHVVDGADIGYWTDDVPEAAQQLIDAFWPGPLTLILKRAAHIDAAVAGGQDSIGLRCPSHPVAQALLSRFKRGRGGIAAPSANKFGQVSPTTAQHVRDEFGDAVYVLEGDGVEVGIESTIVDLSRLDQGIGPVLLRPGAVTVGMLAQVLGEAPQPPDAAAPRASGTLKAHYAPHTPLLLADAQAAAARLAALPADARVAWVGRAPLADQRCTWVQAPADAGAYAQELYRLLRKLDTQGYTQLVFEVLPQGQDWAGVRDRLERAAAAFGG, encoded by the coding sequence ATGTCGCCGCGCACCCCCACGGCCGCCGAACTCGATGAAGCCGTCCGCCTGCTCGAGGCCGGGCAACTGGTCGCCTTCCCGACCGAGACCGTCTACGGCCTTGGCGCCGATGCCGAGAACCCCGCGGCGGTCGCCCGCATCTTCGCGCTCAAGGGCCGGCCGTCGAACCATCCGGTGATCGTGCACGTGGTCGACGGCGCCGACATCGGCTACTGGACCGACGACGTGCCCGAGGCCGCGCAGCAGCTGATCGACGCCTTCTGGCCCGGCCCGCTGACGCTGATCCTGAAGCGCGCCGCGCATATCGACGCCGCCGTCGCCGGCGGGCAGGACAGCATCGGCCTGCGTTGCCCGTCGCATCCGGTGGCGCAGGCGCTGCTGTCGCGCTTCAAGCGCGGCCGCGGCGGCATCGCCGCGCCTTCCGCCAACAAGTTCGGCCAGGTCAGCCCGACCACCGCGCAGCATGTGCGCGATGAATTCGGCGACGCGGTTTATGTGCTGGAAGGCGATGGCGTCGAGGTCGGCATCGAATCGACCATCGTCGACCTGTCGCGGCTGGACCAGGGCATCGGCCCGGTGCTGCTGCGCCCGGGGGCGGTCACGGTGGGAATGCTCGCGCAGGTGCTCGGCGAAGCCCCGCAGCCGCCGGACGCCGCCGCGCCGCGCGCATCGGGAACGCTGAAGGCCCACTACGCCCCGCACACGCCGCTGCTGCTGGCCGATGCGCAGGCTGCCGCCGCGCGCCTGGCAGCGCTGCCGGCGGATGCCCGCGTGGCCTGGGTCGGACGCGCGCCGCTGGCGGACCAGCGCTGCACCTGGGTACAGGCGCCCGCCGATGCCGGCGCCTATGCGCAGGAGCTGTACCGGCTGCTGCGCAAGCTCGACACGCAGGGTTATACGCAGCTGGTGTTCGAGGTGTTGCCGCAGGGGCAGGACTGGGCCGGCGTGCGCGACCGGCTGGAGCGGGCGGCGGCGGCGTTTGGCGGGTAG
- a CDS encoding AzlD domain-containing protein codes for MSHTEVWIALVGMAVVTVITRALFLMAGEHITVPDRIQRALRYAPAAALAAIILPDLMTWQGHFTVALSNYKLMAGVAATVFYLVTRKMVGMIVVGMAVYTGLRLLGG; via the coding sequence ATGAGCCATACCGAAGTCTGGATCGCGCTCGTCGGCATGGCGGTCGTCACCGTGATCACGCGCGCGCTGTTTCTGATGGCAGGCGAGCACATCACCGTGCCGGACCGCATCCAGCGCGCGCTGCGCTATGCGCCGGCGGCGGCGCTGGCGGCGATCATCCTGCCGGACCTGATGACGTGGCAGGGGCATTTCACGGTGGCGTTGTCGAACTACAAGCTGATGGCGGGGGTGGCGGCGACGGTGTTCTACCTGGTGACCAGGAAGATGGTGGGGATGATTGTGGTGGGGATGGCCGTGTATACGGGGTTGCGGTTGCTGGGGGGGTGA
- a CDS encoding AzlC family ABC transporter permease: MTSRQPPVWLRLWHRFAPAERAGFIDGARRFAPSLPAVFSWGLVTGVAMSKSVLTVPEAIGMSLLVYAGSAQLAVLPLFAAGLPLWTIWLTAAMVNLRFVIFSAGMQPHFSYLTLARRTVLGFFNGDLHFVYFLQKYSTPGYEPGKEGYFWGMALTNFCMWQVSSIIGIVLASLFPDSWGLGLAGTMALIPVMIATINSRSTLMAVVISAVLALLCFDLPYRLGLVVAVVGAIAAGMASDELAARAALRGIRRRRAKVPEVTNTAAPETPPGDRA; the protein is encoded by the coding sequence ATGACTTCCCGACAACCCCCGGTGTGGCTGCGCCTCTGGCATCGCTTCGCACCGGCCGAACGCGCCGGCTTTATCGACGGCGCGCGCCGCTTTGCCCCGTCCCTGCCCGCGGTGTTTTCCTGGGGCCTGGTCACCGGCGTGGCCATGAGCAAGTCCGTGCTGACCGTGCCCGAGGCCATCGGCATGTCGCTGCTGGTCTACGCCGGCTCGGCGCAGCTGGCGGTGCTGCCGCTGTTTGCCGCGGGGCTGCCGCTGTGGACCATCTGGCTGACCGCGGCCATGGTCAACCTGCGCTTCGTCATCTTCAGCGCCGGCATGCAGCCGCACTTCAGCTACCTGACGCTGGCGCGGCGCACCGTGCTGGGCTTCTTCAACGGCGACCTGCACTTCGTCTACTTCCTGCAGAAGTACAGCACGCCCGGCTATGAGCCCGGCAAGGAAGGCTACTTCTGGGGCATGGCGCTGACCAATTTCTGCATGTGGCAGGTGTCGTCGATCATCGGCATCGTGCTGGCCAGCCTGTTCCCCGACAGCTGGGGCCTGGGCCTCGCCGGCACCATGGCGCTGATCCCGGTGATGATCGCCACCATCAACTCGCGCTCGACGCTGATGGCGGTGGTGATTTCCGCGGTGCTGGCGCTGCTGTGCTTCGACCTGCCGTACCGGCTCGGGCTGGTGGTGGCCGTGGTGGGCGCGATCGCCGCCGGCATGGCCAGCGACGAACTGGCCGCGCGTGCCGCGCTGCGCGGCATCCGGCGGCGCCGGGCCAAGGTCCCCGAGGTCACGAACACCGCCGCGCCGGAAACGCCGCCGGGAGACCGCGCATGA
- the dacB gene encoding D-alanyl-D-alanine carboxypeptidase/D-alanyl-D-alanine endopeptidase, whose protein sequence is MAAMPKTLAAPTAARPGALLRRLSPLLSSIVAAVLLAGGPALIPAHAKPPAKAEKAEKATKATKATKAARPAKAPKASRAATKAGADPALLGAGVPAPVAAALRRAGVPAAAASFYVVRLGDSSARASWNAQQPMNPASTMKLVTTFAGLQLLGADYRWQTSLYADAQPGFDGTVNGNVYLRGHGDPKLVPEEMAKLVARARAAGATTINGDLVLDRSYFAEGLDSNGTIDGEVQRAYNVGPDALLYAFKTLSFTLTPDPATQTVAVSVTPELAQLKLDNRLTLTNGRCGDWQSSASPTVLAQADGTVLASFAGDYSSDCGEHVLNIATLSHAEFTWGGFVAEWQRAGGRFARLPALRSGKVPRGAVLLARHYGLPLADIVRDINKFSNNVMARQLFLTIGAEMDRGGPASTGRSIRVLQRWLARQGLDMPGLVLDNGSGLSRAERISAYDMARLLQQAAASPVGPVLIDSLPVLGVDGTLRNRLTRASAAGSGYLKTGTLADVRALAGYVDAAEGGRYVVVSMINHPNAAQAQEAHDALLQWVYRGAQ, encoded by the coding sequence ATGGCCGCCATGCCAAAAACCCTCGCCGCGCCCACCGCTGCGCGACCCGGCGCGCTGCTGCGCCGCCTGTCGCCACTGCTCTCGTCCATCGTTGCCGCCGTGCTGCTGGCCGGCGGCCCGGCACTGATCCCGGCCCACGCCAAGCCGCCCGCGAAGGCGGAGAAGGCGGAGAAGGCAACCAAGGCAACCAAGGCCACCAAGGCAGCCAGGCCCGCCAAAGCGCCGAAAGCCTCCAGGGCCGCCACCAAAGCCGGCGCCGATCCGGCGCTGCTCGGCGCGGGCGTGCCGGCCCCCGTGGCCGCGGCACTGCGCCGCGCCGGCGTGCCGGCCGCGGCGGCCAGCTTCTACGTGGTGCGGCTGGGCGACAGCAGCGCGCGCGCCAGCTGGAATGCGCAGCAGCCGATGAACCCGGCGTCGACCATGAAGCTGGTCACCACCTTCGCCGGCCTGCAGCTGCTGGGGGCCGACTACCGCTGGCAGACCTCGCTCTACGCCGACGCGCAGCCCGGCTTCGACGGCACCGTCAACGGCAACGTCTACCTGCGCGGCCACGGCGATCCCAAGCTGGTGCCCGAGGAAATGGCCAAGCTGGTGGCGCGGGCGCGCGCCGCCGGCGCCACCACCATCAACGGCGACCTGGTGCTGGACCGCAGCTACTTTGCCGAGGGCCTGGACAGCAACGGCACCATCGACGGCGAGGTGCAGCGCGCCTACAACGTCGGCCCCGATGCGCTGCTGTACGCCTTCAAGACGCTGTCGTTCACGCTGACGCCGGACCCGGCCACGCAGACCGTGGCGGTCAGCGTCACGCCGGAACTGGCGCAGCTGAAGCTGGACAACCGGCTCACCTTGACCAACGGCCGCTGCGGCGACTGGCAGAGCAGCGCCAGCCCCACCGTGCTGGCGCAAGCCGACGGCACCGTGCTGGCCTCGTTCGCGGGCGACTATTCCAGCGACTGCGGCGAGCACGTGCTCAATATCGCCACGCTGTCGCATGCGGAATTCACCTGGGGCGGCTTTGTCGCCGAGTGGCAGCGCGCCGGCGGGCGCTTCGCCCGCCTGCCCGCGCTGCGCAGCGGCAAGGTGCCGCGCGGCGCGGTGCTGCTGGCGCGCCACTACGGCCTGCCGCTTGCCGACATCGTGCGCGACATCAACAAGTTCTCGAACAACGTGATGGCGCGGCAGCTGTTCCTGACCATCGGCGCCGAGATGGACCGCGGCGGGCCGGCCAGCACCGGGCGCTCGATCCGCGTGCTGCAGCGCTGGCTGGCGCGCCAGGGGCTGGACATGCCCGGGCTGGTGCTGGACAACGGCTCGGGCCTGTCGCGCGCGGAACGCATCAGCGCCTATGACATGGCGCGGCTGCTGCAGCAGGCCGCGGCCAGCCCGGTCGGGCCGGTGCTGATCGACTCGCTGCCGGTGCTGGGCGTCGACGGCACGCTGCGCAATCGCCTGACCCGCGCCAGCGCGGCCGGCAGCGGCTACCTGAAGACCGGCACGCTGGCCGATGTGCGCGCGCTCGCCGGCTACGTCGATGCGGCCGAAGGCGGCCGCTACGTGGTGGTCAGCATGATCAACCACCCCAACGCCGCGCAGGCGCAGGAGGCGCACGACGCGCTGCTGCAGTGGGTGTACCGCGGAGCGCAGTGA
- a CDS encoding MarR family winged helix-turn-helix transcriptional regulator: MIPDATGTPPATPARQARTAAAPARRKAREPLAPDPAAADGADGGFDPHVPNVDYGVLDNLVGYAIRRAQIRIYEDFVQSLAQWQITPPRFSALVIISRNPHLKLTELAHILGIARSGAVLLVDALEAMKLVARRPAAGDRRAYSLVLTPAGRRTLEAATQAVVAHDAHVSSALSEAEQATLKALLARLAPPRAG; this comes from the coding sequence ATGATCCCCGACGCAACCGGCACCCCGCCCGCCACCCCCGCGCGGCAGGCCCGCACCGCCGCGGCGCCCGCGCGGCGCAAGGCGCGCGAGCCGCTGGCGCCCGACCCGGCCGCCGCCGACGGTGCCGATGGCGGTTTCGACCCGCATGTGCCGAACGTCGACTACGGCGTGCTCGACAACCTGGTCGGCTACGCCATCCGCCGCGCGCAGATCCGCATCTACGAAGACTTCGTGCAGTCGCTGGCGCAGTGGCAGATCACCCCGCCGCGCTTCTCGGCGCTGGTGATCATCTCGCGCAACCCGCACCTGAAGCTGACCGAGCTGGCGCATATCCTGGGCATCGCGCGCTCGGGCGCGGTGCTGCTGGTGGATGCGCTCGAAGCGATGAAGCTGGTGGCACGGCGCCCCGCGGCGGGCGACCGGCGCGCCTACAGCCTGGTGCTGACCCCGGCCGGACGCCGCACGCTCGAAGCCGCCACGCAGGCGGTGGTGGCGCACGACGCCCACGTCAGCTCGGCGCTGAGCGAAGCCGAGCAGGCCACGCTGAAAGCGCTGCTGGCACGGCTGGCGCCGCCGCGCGCCGGCTGA